Within the Candidatus Methylomirabilis tolerans genome, the region ATGGAGAGGTACTCACGAGAGGTAAGTTCCAGTTTCCGCAGGACATCGTCGCCAGCCTGCTTGCCGATCTCAAAGCGACCTCCTTGAAGGTCAAGCCCACTGTGCCGCTCTCCCTCACCAAAGACCCCGCCGATAATAAATTCCTCGAATGTGCTATAGCTGCAAACGCTTCCTTTCTTGTTACCGGGAATAGTCGACACTTCCCCATACGGTGCAGAAACGTACAAGTGATTACGCCCCGCGTGTTCTTTGCCTTTCTCGTCGAGCAACTTGCCAGCTAGCCAATGAGAGTGAGCACGCCGACGGTTCTCAGCAAGGGACCGCTCTTTGTTGTCACACTCCACGGCAGAGGTTGGGTATCTGGCCGGACGGCGAGGTGGCTGGATCGCTCGATTCTCGCGATCAGCGCTTCGGCTCGCTCGCGGTCGACGCTCACGTCCCACGACAGAGCCGGGTCGAGGCTGGGGTCGTAGCGGTAGGTTTTCGGGGCCTTCTGCTTAAATTGCGACTGCAACTTTGCCTTCGTCGACCTTCACCCTTTTGGTGGCATGTCCGCTCCCCCTGCTGTTTCAGTCAGTATGTGTATCCTAGGCAGGGTCTCCCAGTGTTGTGTTTGTTAAGCTTTCTTTTCCTGGAGGCGTCCGAATTAGACATTAGGATACTCCAGGCATTGACATTTATGCGATCGTGCAATAGTATGGACATCTCGATAGACACTACAATGAACATGCAGATCATAATTATCTAGCAAGTAAGGAATAGTTGTAGACAAATATGCGGACATATGAGAAGACACATCCTTGGCTAACATTCTCGGTTGACTTTAGCCGCGCTCCAAGCCGTCTGTGGATCATGCTGGGAGAGTGCCAATCAACGTGCGAGCATATTGCCGGCGTTCCTTTGCGTCCGGATACGGCAAATAAATTATATCAATTGTATTTGGCCAAGGGCGTCCTTGCGACCACTGCTATTGAAGGAAACACACTCTCTGAAGAGGAGGTTCTGCGACATTTGCAAGGCACGCTCAAGCTTCCACCGTCGCGTGAATACCTCGCGCAGGAGATAGATAACATCGTGACCGGATGCAACCTTATCCTGTCAGATCTTAAGGCAGGGAGGGTCCTTACCTCTGGTATGGTCAAGAAGTTGAATCAGATCGTCTTGGACAAGCTCAGGCTAGATGAAGAGGTGATGCCAGGCGAGATACGAGGACACGCGGTCAGCGTTGGACGCTATCAAGCTCCGCCGGCCCAGGACTGCGAATATCTACTGGGTCGCCTCTGTGAGTGGCTCAACAGTGAGGCCTTTAATCCAAAGCCGGAGATGGTGATCGTCTATGCGATTCTCAAGGCCGTGTTGGCACACCTCTATCTGGCATGGGTTCACCCATTCGGAGATGGAAATGGTCGAACCGCCCGGTTGGTTGAGTTTCAGATCCTGATCGCATCCGGCGTACCGGCCCCCGCTGCCCACCTTTTAAGTAATCACTACAATCAGACTCGAACCGAGTATTACCGTCAACTCGATCAAGCGAGCCGCTCCGGCGGCGACGCATTACCGTTTGTGCTCTATGCAACGCAAGGTCTGTTGGATGGGCTTCGGTCTCAGTTGCAGGACATCAGGGAACAGCAGTTAGATGTGGCGTGGCGCAATTACGTCCATGAGGCGTTCAGTGACAAGAAGAGTCCCAGCGACGCACGACGTCGGCACCTCGTGCTGGACCTTTCGCGGAGTGCTGGACCACTTCCTTTCTCGGAGCTTTCTGAGGTTAGCCCGCGTATCGCGGCCGCGTATGCTCGCAAGACGGTTAAGACGCTGTCCCGCGACGTAAAGGCGTTGATCCGGATGGGACTCCTTGTGCAAGAGCCAGGCGGCCTTCGCGCATGCAGGGACCGCATTTTGGCATTCTTGCCACCAAAAACTGAAACTGATGCCGCGGGGAATTAGGGCGAAATCAGGCCGCTTTCTTCCATTTGCCGTTCCTAAAGAATATGAGGCCGCCAATGAGGACCGACAGGCCGAACAACATACCGATCACCTGAAGCCCCACCTGAGACAAAAACGAAGAGCCGGCTGCCTGAGCGAGGCCAACCGTAAAGGGAATACTGAACGTAGGATCTACGGCGTGTATTTCCGCCTCTGTCGGGTCACCGCTGCCGTGGCTGTGCTTGACCAGGTCCCACTCGCCCGGGTCGGCGGCGGTATGGGACTTATGGGCAATCCCTGGCCCGACCTCTTCCAACTTCATAATGGCCTTATAATGACCGGCTGTGGGAATATCGGCAGTGACCCTGATCGACCCATCACGGTACACTGTCGGCGGCAGAGAGACGATAGCATGGGAATGCGCGCCTTGGCCGTCTTCATGGCCTTTGCCACTGTCTTCGTCGGCCGCCACAATCTGAACGGAGATGGGCAGCTCTCGCATCTCCTCATTGAGCAGGTCAAAGGTGATCGCCATTTTGCCCGTTTTCGGAAGTCCTTCACAATACGACTGGAATTCCCGCTTGAGCTTTTCGGATCCTACTTCCTGCAACATGCCGATCGCTGATTCGCCGTATTGTTGCTGGTAGGCCGAAAAATGCACCCTGTAATGACCCTTCACCTGGACACACGCGTCCATTTTATCCATGCCGCCCATCCCCTCACCGCCGTGGGCGCGAGCCTGGGCCGTCCAGACAATAAGCAGAAGGGCTGCGCAGCATAGCGATATTAGGTGCTTCATCATTCAATTCCTCCTTCAGTTGCAACTACAACTAAGATTTCTATGTTGGATGATCCATTACCTGGTATTGTACACCAAAGAGATTACCGTGCAAACTCCTGCTTGCAATAAAGGTTTGTAGAATCATCTCATTCCCGATCGATTACCGAGTGTCTGGCGTATCCCTGGTCCGGGTTGTTTCACGTTCCCGGAGTCGCTGTTCCAACTCAGCGATGTGTTGCGACTGCTCCCGCAATCGCATGCGCAGCCGGAAGGTTCCGGGGAGGCTCAGGAAGATCGCCATGATTGCCCCGAGGGCGGTCGAAATCAGGATCATGACCACCAGCGAACTCTGAAATTGCCACCAGATGAATTTTACGACTGCCTCGCCGGAGTTCTGAACGGAAAAAGTTGCGACGACTACTGCGAGAATCAGGAAGCCTATGAGGGAAAACTGATTCATGTTGCGCCTCCGGCTCAATGCGTTGCCGG harbors:
- a CDS encoding putative toxin-antitoxin system toxin component, PIN family, with amino-acid sequence MASELRAVLDTNVVVTAVLNPDGLPAAIVSAATARIFRLCLSDPILEEYGEVLTRGKFQFPQDIVASLLADLKATSLKVKPTVPLSLTKDPADNKFLECAIAANASFLVTGNSRHFPIRCRNVQVITPRVFFAFLVEQLAS
- a CDS encoding Fic family protein, encoding MRTYEKTHPWLTFSVDFSRAPSRLWIMLGECQSTCEHIAGVPLRPDTANKLYQLYLAKGVLATTAIEGNTLSEEEVLRHLQGTLKLPPSREYLAQEIDNIVTGCNLILSDLKAGRVLTSGMVKKLNQIVLDKLRLDEEVMPGEIRGHAVSVGRYQAPPAQDCEYLLGRLCEWLNSEAFNPKPEMVIVYAILKAVLAHLYLAWVHPFGDGNGRTARLVEFQILIASGVPAPAAHLLSNHYNQTRTEYYRQLDQASRSGGDALPFVLYATQGLLDGLRSQLQDIREQQLDVAWRNYVHEAFSDKKSPSDARRRHLVLDLSRSAGPLPFSELSEVSPRIAAAYARKTVKTLSRDVKALIRMGLLVQEPGGLRACRDRILAFLPPKTETDAAGN
- a CDS encoding LapA family protein; protein product: MNQFSLIGFLILAVVVATFSVQNSGEAVVKFIWWQFQSSLVVMILISTALGAIMAIFLSLPGTFRLRMRLREQSQHIAELEQRLRERETTRTRDTPDTR